In the Acetobacterium sp. KB-1 genome, TTTGAGTCCTTTGAAGTGTTGACCAAGTTGGATGATGCCATTTGGCTACATAACCCGATGCGGATTGTGGAAGCCCTGCGCTATGGGAAGGAAATGTATTCGCTTTTTAACGAAACCCCAGAACCTAACCCCAATGCTCATAAGAAAAAACACGGATGAGCTGGTGGGATTAGAAGTAAAATGAGCAAAGACTTGAAAACGCCAGAACTGTAAACGATAAACAAGCTGTAAACGAAAATCAAAATTACATATTGACAAAAAAACCAGGTCTTGTTATAATAAAAAATTTTACTTTTGATCAAAACTGTGGTATACTAACAAAGAGAAAACCACAGAGAGGTGAAGTTCATGCCAAAAGCAACCATTATGGACATTAGACGCGAGGTGGAAAATTGTCTTGGTAAACGAGTCAAACTTGAAGCACATAAAAGCAAGAAAAAACTCTACCAAAAAGAAGGGGTAATTGAAAGCACTTATCCCAGTATTTTTACCGTTCGAGTTCAAGAAGATAAAAGAAAAGAACAGAAATTGTCTTTTAGTTATTCTGATCTTTTAACTCAAAGTGTAAAAATTGTATTACTAGATGAGAATGAAACGGATGGCGCACTGTTAGTTTCATAACGACAACATAAAATAACCACATTAAGAGAAGAACTCAGGTTCTTCTTTTTTTTATGTCAATGCTCACAGGTTTCTAGGTTGAAGCGAACAAAGAACTTAGTTCTTCTCGAAGTGGTTTTCTTTAAATTATGTCGTTAAACGGACTTCCTGAGCGCGGGTTCGCAATAAGTTAAATTCTTTTCGAACCATAAAAGCTGTCCAGACAACAATCACGACGTCAATGGCAAAAGAGCCGTAATAGATACCAGCGACACCGACGATTCCCGGTAAAAATAACATGACTGGAACATAAAAAACCAATTGTCTGGCGATTCCGATTAAGGCGGCTGGTTTTCCCTTGCCGATTGAAGGGAATAGGGTCATCGCCATAAAGATAATCGACAATGGTGGTAGGATGGCCATGTAAATTCTGAAATAACCAAGTAGCGTAACTTCAAACACCTGATCGGCAAGCATCAGTCCCAAGATTGACTCAGGGGAGATCATAGAAATAATCCAAAATGGAAGTGTCAGTAACATCGCAGATAGCGCAAAAATTTTATAGGAACTGATCACCCGATCATATTGACCGGCACCATAATTGATCCCGATAACCGGCTGTAAAGCCCGCATTAATCCAAAAATAGGGGTCATCAGGAAGGTGAAAATACGATATACGACCCCATAAAAGGCTATATCGGCAGTGGTACCATATTTAGCCAATGCGTTAAAAACTAATACAGCCTGAATAAGGCTCATAAAACTCATAATCAGGGAAGGCAGACCCAGGCGGATGATGGTTGTTCCAATCTCTTTATCCCAGCTTAAGGACAGCATTTTTGTTTTGAAAGTTGAAAAACCCTTGCCAAAGTAAAACCAGCCAATTAACGTATAAACAAGCATCCCGATGTTGGTGCCCCAGGCAGCGCCGACCACACCGAAATTGAATACGCCCATCAGGATATAATTGGCGATAACATTAATAACTAATCCGGCACCCATCATAACAGCGGCTGATTTCATTTTGCCCTCGGCACGAACAATCATATTGCCTGCTAAACCGTAAATCCAGAAAAATGCGCCCCAGATTGTTGCTCTGAAATAAGCGTCACCAAAGACAAGGGATTCGCCGCTGCCACCCATGAAGGTAAGGAGCTGTTTTGAAAAGATCAGGGTGATGACCATATAGAGTATCGTTATTAGCAGTGCGAGTAAGTTGACATTACCCATGAGCTTTTCCTGGACTTGCTTGTCCTGTTTGCCTAAAGCAATGCTGAGGACAGAACCGGCGCCGACGCCAACAAGGGAGCCAAAAGCGACACTGATTTGCGCAAGTGGATAGGCCACTGAAACCCCAGCCAGAGCGACTTCGCCGACAAATTGGCCGACAAAGATTGCGTCCAGGATAGAATTCAAGCCATAAAGAACCATCGCGATGATGGCCGGCCAGGAAACATTAAACATGACCTTCCACAGGTTGTCGGCTAAGATTGACTGCTTTTGTCGTTCTTTACTATTTACAACTGTTTCTTTCATTGCAACTCCTTTTTAGTTAGAAATGTCTAACACGAAAATGTTTTTTTGAGGTTCACAAGGAACCTCGGTTTTATAAATATAATATTGATTTCCATCCGGCAGTAAAAAAAATCCGGATGTTTTCAATATAATTGTCGGCCGCTGATTTAGGCATGTCATGAACAACGATTTCGAAAACGGCAGCAAAGTAGGCACTCGAGAGTATATGCAACATTTCGGGTGAGGCCCGTCCAGAGATCAGGGCGTCACAACCGGTGTCCCGGATAAAATCCAGGGTGGCTGCGACTTCAGTTTCAACCAGGCTGTTTATGAAATCGTCATAAGCAGTGCCTTCAGCACAACTGATTAGCAGTTTAAAAGCATCAAAATGATCATAGATATAGGTGATGAGCTCTTTCTGATGGGGTGAAGAGTCATCATAAGCAACTCGCATTTTAACGTCCCGGGGGAGTTGTTCAAATGCTTTGTGTACGGCGATAAACTGTTCTTTAAACCCTTTAACAGCAGGATCAACCAGCGCTTCAAATAAAGCTTTTTTATCGGGAAAATAGCCGTAAAAGGCTCCAGTTGTCACACCGGCAGATTTTACTATATTCCTCAGAGAAGCATCTTTAAAACCTTTGTCTAAGAATTCTTTCTTGCCTTCAGCCATGATTCTGTCCAGAGTGGATTGTTTCTTTTCGCACATACCGGATACCTCCCCGTAATATAACAGTGTTATATTACGGGATTTATTTTACTATTAAATTTTTGCGGTGTCAATAACTATTTGAAAAATAGAAAAACGTAGTTCGTTAAGAATAGGTGGATTTTTTTATCACCGATGATATAATGAGTGGTATTGAAAAAGGAGTAAATAGATGGTTAAAAATATAAGAATAGAATCTGAAATTGGAAAGCTGAAAAAGGTCCTGGTTCACCGACCGGGAAAGGAACTAGAACGGATTGTTCCCGATTCCCTTAAGGAATTATTGTTTGAGGATATCCCCTGGCTGGCACGGATGCAGGAGGAGCACGATGCCTTTGCCACGATCCTTAGAAAACGTGGGGCCGAGGTGCTTTATGTCGAGGACTTATTAAAAGATATTTTAAAAAATACCGCGGTTCGGGAGAATATCATCGCTGAAGTCATCGACAAGAATCCCTCATCGGGAAACTACATTGATGGATTCTTAAATGAATACCTGATGTCCTTAGACAGCAATGCCCTGGGCGATGCCCTAATTGCCGGGGTGCTGCAAAAAGAACTTGACCATATCGATCGGCACCGGGTGCTGACTGATTATTTAAAAGGCCCGGAACCCTATGCTTTTTATTTAAATCCCGTGCCAAATTTGTATTTTATGCGCGATCCAGCTGTGGCTATTCATGATGGCATGTGCATTTCTGCCATGGCCACCCGGACTAGAAAACGTGAGAGTCGCTATTTAGCGGCTATTTATGAACATCATCCGATCTTTAAAAGTTGTGCAAATAAAACCTTTTACCAGGATACCAACTTCTTTTCAGTGGAAGGTGGCGATGTCCTGATTTTAAGCCCCACTGCAGTGGCGGTGGGGTGTAGTGAACGAACTGAGGTTCAGGGGGTTGAAGAACTGGCTAAAAACCTATTTAAGGCAGAGTTGGGCATAAAAAAGGTGTTGGCAGTAAAAATCCCTCGCAACCGGGCCTTTATGCATTTGGATACCGTCTTTACGATGGTAGACGTTGACAAGTTTATTGTCTACCCGGGGATACTTGAACAGGTGGAAACGGTCATTATGACCCCTGGCAAAGCGGATTATCTGCATTATGAACGAAAAGACAGTTTGATTGAGGCACTTAAGTCAGTGCTCGATTTGCCGGCCATTAGTCTCATTGAAAGTGGCGGCGGCAACCCGGTTGCCGCCGCCCGGGAACAATGGAATGACAGTACCAACACGCTGGCAATTGCCCCGGGTGTCATTGTTGCTTATACCCGAAATGAGCGCTCCAATGAGGTGCTCAGTCAAAATGGTATTGAAGTGATTGGTATTGAAGCATCTGAACTGGTACGGGGTCGGGGCGGTCCTCGCTGTATGACGATGCCCCTTTATCGGGACGCGTTTTAAACAAATCCGATCGTTATAGCAGTTGGTTTTATAGAATTGATTGTAGATGAACGATGTTACCTTGTGAAAGTAAAGATTATCAGTTAAAATAGATGAAAGAAGAGATAAACGGAGGAAGCGTTATGAATTTAAAAGGTCGTCATTTATTGACATTAAAAGATTTTACCCCAGCTGAAATACAGTATCTCATTGATTATTCAGCTAAACTAAAAGCAAAGAAAAAATCAGGCGAGGTGGGCACCCTGCTAAAAGGTAAGAACATTGTTCTTATTTTTGAAAAAACTTCAACAAGAACCCGTTGCGCCTTTGAAGTGGCGGCTTTTGATGAAGGAGCTAATGTCACCTTTTTGACCAATAGTCAAATGGGCAAAAAAGAATCGATTGAGGATACCGCCATCGTTTTGGGACGTTTTTATGATGGTATTGAGTTTCGCGGCTTTGAACAAAAGACAGTGGAAACGCTGGCCGAATATTCCGGAGTGCCAGTTTGGAATGGCTTAACCGATTTAGATCATCCCACTCAAATTTTGGCCGATATGCTGACCATCCAGGAAAATTTCGGATCGCTTAAAGGAAAACGACTGGCTTATGTGGGAGATGCCAGGAATAATATGGGCAACGCTCTAATGATCGGTTGTGCCAAACTGGGAATGCATTTTGTGGCGGTGGCCCCTGAATCCCTGTTCCCGGAAGAAGCACTGGTGTCTGAAATGAAAGCACTTTGCAAAACAACCGGGGGAACCATTACCCTGACTGCCGATATTAAAGCCGGAGTTAAAGGTGCTGATGCCATCTATACTGATGTCTGGGTATCCATGGGTGAAGAAGATCAGATGGCTAAACGGATCAAGCTGTTATCACCATACCAGGTGAACATGGAAATGATTAAGGCGACTGGTAATAATGAGGTGATCTTTCTTCATTGTTTACCAGCCTTCCATGATCAGGAGACATCCGTCGCCCGGGAAGTTAAGGAAAAATTCGGGCTAACTGAAATGGAAGTTACTGATGAGGTCTTCCGCAGTAAGCATTCCAAGGTCTTTGATGAGGCTGAAAATCGGATGCATACGATCAAGGCTGTGATGGTGTCGTCTCTGGTTGGCTAAAATGCCCGATTACGTTGTTGGATCAATTTATTCAAATCCTTGCGTATTATTGATACGCGGCGGGCTTTAATAAATTAATCCGCCGAGTACTCGAGGTTTCGCTCAACCAGAACAGCATAGCCTAAACGGCCCGGATCTTAGTACATGATTCATACCAGGAGATTAACAATAAATGGAGATTAAAGATATTAGAAAATTGCAAAATGGCTCCGATGTTCGGGGGGTGGCACTTGAAGGGATTGCCGGCGAAGCCGTTAATTTCACCCAGGACATGGCCATGAAAATAGCCTTTTCGTTTGCCACCTGGCTGGAAAAAAAATCAGGCAAAGCACCGCTGACCTTTGCGGTCGGAAGAGACAGCCGGCTGTCCGGAACCCACCTGGCGCAGGCCGTGGCTTTGGGTCTGGTCAGCAAGGGCAACAAGGTCTATCAATGCGGGATTGCCACCACCCCGGCGATGTTTATGACGACCATCGATCCGGTTATCGAGGCCGATGGGGCGATAATGGTAACCGCCAGTCATTTGCCTTTTAACCGAAATGGACTTAAGTTTTTCACCCGCGATGGCGGCCTTGACAAAGCCGATATCAGCGAGATTCTGGCACTGGCCGAAACGATTGAAACATCCTTCACGCCCGGCGGACAGGCACAGGACTATGATTTTTTACCGTCCTATTCTAAAAATATTGTCGCGTTTATCCGCGAAAAAACAAAAACGGAGCAACCGCTTGCCGGAGCCCGGATTGTGGTTGATGCCGGTAACGGAGCCGGCGGATTTTTTGTTGACCAGGTGTTAAAACCGCTGGGTGCCGATACCAGCGGCAGCCAGTATCTGGAGCCCGACGGCCATTTCCCCAACCACGTGCCCAACCCGGAAGATGCCGTGGCCATTGCCCATATCTCCAAGGCGGTATTGGACAACCAGGCCGATCTGGGGATCATCTTTGATACCGATGTGGATCGGGCGGCGATTATTGATGAAAAAGGGAATGCTATTAACCGCAATGGCTTTATTGCTTTTATTGCCAGTCTGCTTTTAGCGGATTATCCGGGGTCAACCATCGTTACGGATTCGATTACCTCCACCGGGTTAACAGAGTATATTGAGAGTCTTGGCGGGAAACATCATCGTTTTAAACGCGGTTATAAAAATGTCATCAACGAAGCGATCCGGTTAAATGAAGAAGGTATCGAAACCCATTTAGCCATGGAAACCAGCGGCCACGGCGCTATTAAAGAAAACTATTTTCTCGACGATGGCGCTTATCTGGTCACCATGGCGCTGATTAAGTTTGCCGAACTCCACCAGGCTGGCAAACCGATTAGCTCGTTTCTGGCAGGACTGAAAGAGCCGGTCGAAGCCGAAGAGATACGCTATAAAATAGCCACTGAGAATTTTAAAGATTATGGACAAAAGGTGCTGGCCGATTTTGAAAGATTTGCCGCCAGCCAACCCGGTTGGACCGTGGTAGCGCCTAATTATGAAGGGGTCCGGGTAAGCTGTGATGGAACGGCCGGTAACGGCTGGTGTCTACTGCGAATGTCTCTTCACGATCCGATTATGCCCCTTAATATCGAATCCGATACGGTCGGGGGCTGTGTGATCATTGAGACGGTTTTGAAAGAATACCTGCAAAAATTTGAAGCCTTAGTTTAATAAAAAAATAGCACTAAAAAACAGGATGGGTTTAACATCCTGTTTTTTTGTTTTAATCCGTTAATGTTAGGAATCGCTGGAGCTGAGGTATTTTGACGATCGGAAACAATCGGATTAACGATTGCCGCGGATCGATCACGGTTTAAACGACCGGGTATTCATAGATGTATTGGTGTAAAATATTGTCGTAAATATTGCCACCGGGGAAAACATCATACATGAAGATGGTAGTCTTTTGACCGTCAATTTCATCGTAGCCATAATACCTATAGCAGCTCTGCTCGAATTTTCCTTGAAACTCGATGATTTCGGGAACATCGGCTTCAGATGCGATTAGATAGTCATCAAGATACTGCCTAGCTTCGTCTTCAGTGGCCAGATAGCAGATCGTTTCATCACCTTCGGCTTGATATAAGTAGAATTGTTTAAAATCATTAAATAGACTTCCTTTAGGAGAGACAATGTAAGGTTGTTCCTGAATAGGACTATTAACAGCAGTTAATTTAAATCCTTTGTTACAATACCCTGTATATTTATATTCTTCATCTACACGCATCCCTAATTGAGCCAGCAATTGTTTTAAATAGGTAATCGCCTCATGCGGGCTTTGAATCAATTTTTTATAAAACGGTTCATCTTGATCCACTGTGCCACTGGGGGCACTTGAACCGGCCGGCAGGATCTGAATTTTGATGCCTTCAAGGCGATAGCCAAATCCTTCGGTGCCGGCACTTTCGCCGTTTTTAGTCCAGGCAAGCCAACCCATATTCTGAGCATGAACCTGATACCAGATATCAAATTGATCAGCAGTATCGCCAGTCAGTTTAATTTGAATGGCTTCTAACCGTAAGCTTTCGCCGGTGGTTCCGCTTGTTTCGCCGTTCTTTTTCCAGTTGGTGTTATCGCCTTGATCTTCCCAACCATAATTCTGGATATGGGTTTGATAAGCGACGTCAAGATTTGCGACCTGATTTTCAAGTTCGATTTGTATGCCTTCTAACCGTAAGTTTTCGCCGGTTGTCCCACTGAGAACGCCATCGGAAACAAATTCTTGCCAGCCTTTATTTTCAACGTGGGTCCGATAGCGGACATTGGGAGTCGTTTCAGCCCACACAGTTGTCGGAACCATCCCGACACTCAACAATAAGGCTAACATCCCGACAAAACATTTGCGAATACTTTTTTTCATTTTTTTCTCGCTTTCTTATTAGTCTTATATAAAGTATACGCTTACAGTTCAACACATTCAAGATAATTTATATTTTCTCAATTACAGAGGATATAGTCCTTTTTGATTTTAATATTGATCCGCGGCTTTTTTCAAAGGCTGTTCGGATCCCAGCAACTGAAACCCCCTGTTGTGAAAAGGCCTTGACCAGCGAAATGCCCCGGACATATTCAATCACCGCGCCGACCATTTCCTCCTGGGAGCTGGCGTGGACCGTTGAATTGCGTTTGCTGCGCTGCCCCATCCAGATCAGTGCGAGGTCGGAAAGGGCAATACCGGACAGGGCAATCAGCCCAATCGGCAGGCTGTAAAAGCTCAACGCCAGGATAAAGACCAGAACCATCAGATACCCTACTAGAAAGGCCATCATCGGCAATAAAGAAAGATAGCATTTCAGTGACACCGCCATCATCCAGAGGGTAAATTTTCTTAATATCGCCATCATCCAGGTGGAGAACGTGGGTGCAAGCCGCCAGAATCAGTTCGGGATCATGGGTGATAACAAACTGAGTTTTCCCCAGATCCGAAAGTTGCTGGATATTAGTTGCCACCTGCTGCATATGTTTTAAATCCAAACCGCTGGTGGGTTCATCAAAAAGGATAAAGGGACGGCAGGAAGCGACAGCACAGGCAATCGCAACCCGTTGCTTTTGTCCGCCTGAAAGAGACATCGGGTGCAGGTCTTTGAGCTCAGACAGATCAAGGCTCTCCAGGATTTTTAGGGCTTCGGCTTCGTTTTCTTCGTTCATGGAAATCAGCAGCTCATCCAGAACACTTTCGGAAAACAGCTGATGGTTGACATCCTGCATCACCATAAAGCAGTTTTTTAGACGATCCCGAGACTTTAGATCACAGCCGCTGATGTTAAGGGTACCGGAACACTTATTTTCGAGTCCGCATAGGCATCGGGCAAAGGTGGTTTTCCCGCAGCCGTTTTCGCCAATTACTGCAATAACAGCACCCTTGGGCAGACAGGCGTTGGCAATTTTCAGGCATGGATCACAATGGCGATAGGCATAATTAAAATCACAGATCGAAAAAGTGCTCTTAAAAGCGGGACGAACAGCCAAGGGTGTCCCATACAATGATTTAAGCTTTAGAATCCGCAGCCCCATCCGCTCCAGTTCGGCTTTGGGCAAAAGTGAAAAGGACGTGCCGGGATAGATTTTGATAATCCGCCCCTTATCCATCAAAACAACGCGATCGGCCAGCTCCTGCAAATAGTGAAGTCGGTGTTCAGCGATGACGATGGTTTTCCCCTGGGATTTCCATAGCGCAATTAAGGATTGGAGTTCCCGGGTAGCTTTCGCGTCCAGATTGGAAGAGGGTTCATCAAGTACGATTATTTCAGGCTCCAGGGCCGCCACCGAGCCACAGGCGATCTTTTGTTTCTGACCACCGGACAAGGCAAAAATACTCCGCTCCAGCAACATATCAAGACATAAATCCCGGGAAACATCGTCAATTCGGCGACCGATTTCATCAGCTGCTAAGCCCATATTTTCACAGCCAAAAGCCAACTCACTGGTAGTATCGACATTAAAAAACTGACTTCGGGGATTTTGAAAAACGGAACCAACCAGCTCAGCAGTATCATAGAGGGGAATTTGTGAAACATTCTTGCCGTTTACTAAAACCTCGCCGGAAAGCTGGCCGCTGTAAAAGTGGGGAATCAGACCGTTGATCAAACGGGTCAAGGTGGTTTTGCCACAACCGGAGCCGCCACACAGTAAAATGACTTCCCCCCGATTGATGGTTAAATTAAGATCATGAAGGCAACCACCGCCCTCGCTGTTTTCATAGGTGAAATTGATTTGGCTTAATTGGATCATGGTAATCTCCTTTATAAAAGAATCCAGGCAAAAAACAAAGTCAGGGTTACGGCAATTAAAATCCAGTCGATGAGACCAAACCCGACCCGGCAGATATTGGTTCGTTTAATCGGCTTCCCCAGTCCCCGGGTCAGGGCAGCGGCAGACAGTTCTTCACCAATTTTTACGGTGCACATCAGTACGGGAACAACCCGGTACTCCAACATGGCACCAATATTTTTGCCGTCAAAACGAATTCCCCGCATCCGCATGGCGTCAGAAATGGCGGCATTTTCTTCAGCCACAGTGGGAAAAAAGCGAAGCATCACCGAAAAAGGAATAATGATCTGGGGCGGTAGATGCATGCGTTCCATGGCCGCTACGAATTCGCTGATCTTGGTGGTGGTAACCAGATAATAGCCCATCACTAATGGTGGAATCAACCGGGACAGCAGGCCGGAACCAATGACCAAAACGAGATTTAAAAGCCCCTGGGTCTGAGTGACCAGAAAGATCTCAGCACTCATGGCCAGGGCAATAAAAATAAAATAAAAAATAGCTGGCCGATACTGACGCTCAGCAAGGAGTAGAAACAGCGGAAACAACGCTAAAAGTGGCCGTATGACAGCGGATAAGCCGCTGTAGCCACCCCCCGCCGATGAGGACAATATTGACAACCAGAAGCATCAGAATTTTTGTTCTGGGGTCCAGCCAGAAATGACTGCGTCGCTCATTGGCAAAGGTTGATGGATTCATCAGGCAATACCGGCCCGTTTAAAATGTTTTTTCAGGATCGCTTTGCCCAGATAGGCCCCAGCTAATGCGCCCAGGGCGATGAACACGATCATCAGAAAGAAAACCCAGGTTGGGGTAATGGCCATCAGCGTATCAGTGTAGTAATCCCCATAACCTTCGCGAATGGTTACAAAATAACTGTCCCGCATAAAAAATATCGGAATGAATAGAGCGATTAACCACTCACTAAAAACCACGTAACCGATGCGGATCTTCCCCCAATCGGTAAAATTGCCGGATTTGAGTATCACATCGGCGATTAGTGAGAAAGCCACCCCAAAGGGAACACCAATCCAGGGATGGCCGGTGAGCATCATCAGCAGACTTAGGATAGTACCCATAATGGTGACCATCCCGAATTTATTAACTCGGGTCAGAAAAAGCATAAAGGGTATCCCGGCAACCATCGGGCAAAGAAAGGGGATCGCCAGCATTAAAACGGGAATATAACCGACCATACCGGTGACAAAGAAAACTACAAAATAAATTGCTGTAAAAATACCGACATTAATTAAATCCTTGGCTTGCAGTTTGTTGTTCATAAAAACCTCCTGAAGTAAAGCACATAATAGTTAGACAAAGCTAACTGAATCTGCCAAAATAAACCGCCTGCTGGCGGTTATTTAAATAGATTCAATGAAAGCATAGCAATTTATCATGATTATTTCCACTCTGATTCGTTAATAAGGCTCCAAAAAGACAAAAATTTCAATGGCAGATAAGAGTTATTAAATTTTTTGATGTCAATTAAATGAAAAGCTTGTGATTCTTCTTAGAAAAGTGTTATACTTATATAACAATAATGGAGGGACTGAAATGGGGTTTCTATTTGAGAATTTAAAACACTATCATAGCAATATAAAAATAGTAGCGATAAACGAACACTGTACCGTTTATGAATTTTTTGCAGAAAACGGAAAGGGAACCATGACAAGCTATGAGGTCTTTCCGGGAATTGAGCTGACCTATAATGACTTTAAGATGGGGGAGTGTTTTGACAATCGGTATCCCAAAAAAAATGTCATGGAAATCAATCATTGTAATCAGGGACGTTTTGAAACGGAATTGCAGGATGGATCCTTTGTTTATTTGAAAGAGGGAGATTTTTCCGTCAATATGTTAGGAAGGCGGACAAAAAATTCCAGTTTTCCGCTGGAGCATTATTACGGCATTTCGGTGGTGATTGATTTAGAAGCGGCCAAAACACTTTCGAATCATTTGATGGAGGATATCGAAATCGATCTTTATGCGTTGCGGGAGCGGCTCTGT is a window encoding:
- a CDS encoding Veg family protein — translated: MPKATIMDIRREVENCLGKRVKLEAHKSKKKLYQKEGVIESTYPSIFTVRVQEDKRKEQKLSFSYSDLLTQSVKIVLLDENETDGALLVS
- a CDS encoding MATE family efflux transporter, with product MKETVVNSKERQKQSILADNLWKVMFNVSWPAIIAMVLYGLNSILDAIFVGQFVGEVALAGVSVAYPLAQISVAFGSLVGVGAGSVLSIALGKQDKQVQEKLMGNVNLLALLITILYMVITLIFSKQLLTFMGGSGESLVFGDAYFRATIWGAFFWIYGLAGNMIVRAEGKMKSAAVMMGAGLVINVIANYILMGVFNFGVVGAAWGTNIGMLVYTLIGWFYFGKGFSTFKTKMLSLSWDKEIGTTIIRLGLPSLIMSFMSLIQAVLVFNALAKYGTTADIAFYGVVYRIFTFLMTPIFGLMRALQPVIGINYGAGQYDRVISSYKIFALSAMLLTLPFWIISMISPESILGLMLADQVFEVTLLGYFRIYMAILPPLSIIFMAMTLFPSIGKGKPAALIGIARQLVFYVPVMLFLPGIVGVAGIYYGSFAIDVVIVVWTAFMVRKEFNLLRTRAQEVRLTT
- a CDS encoding TetR/AcrR family transcriptional regulator — its product is MCEKKQSTLDRIMAEGKKEFLDKGFKDASLRNIVKSAGVTTGAFYGYFPDKKALFEALVDPAVKGFKEQFIAVHKAFEQLPRDVKMRVAYDDSSPHQKELITYIYDHFDAFKLLISCAEGTAYDDFINSLVETEVAATLDFIRDTGCDALISGRASPEMLHILSSAYFAAVFEIVVHDMPKSAADNYIENIRIFFTAGWKSILYL
- a CDS encoding arginine deiminase; protein product: MVKNIRIESEIGKLKKVLVHRPGKELERIVPDSLKELLFEDIPWLARMQEEHDAFATILRKRGAEVLYVEDLLKDILKNTAVRENIIAEVIDKNPSSGNYIDGFLNEYLMSLDSNALGDALIAGVLQKELDHIDRHRVLTDYLKGPEPYAFYLNPVPNLYFMRDPAVAIHDGMCISAMATRTRKRESRYLAAIYEHHPIFKSCANKTFYQDTNFFSVEGGDVLILSPTAVAVGCSERTEVQGVEELAKNLFKAELGIKKVLAVKIPRNRAFMHLDTVFTMVDVDKFIVYPGILEQVETVIMTPGKADYLHYERKDSLIEALKSVLDLPAISLIESGGGNPVAAAREQWNDSTNTLAIAPGVIVAYTRNERSNEVLSQNGIEVIGIEASELVRGRGGPRCMTMPLYRDAF
- the argF gene encoding ornithine carbamoyltransferase, producing the protein MNLKGRHLLTLKDFTPAEIQYLIDYSAKLKAKKKSGEVGTLLKGKNIVLIFEKTSTRTRCAFEVAAFDEGANVTFLTNSQMGKKESIEDTAIVLGRFYDGIEFRGFEQKTVETLAEYSGVPVWNGLTDLDHPTQILADMLTIQENFGSLKGKRLAYVGDARNNMGNALMIGCAKLGMHFVAVAPESLFPEEALVSEMKALCKTTGGTITLTADIKAGVKGADAIYTDVWVSMGEEDQMAKRIKLLSPYQVNMEMIKATGNNEVIFLHCLPAFHDQETSVAREVKEKFGLTEMEVTDEVFRSKHSKVFDEAENRMHTIKAVMVSSLVG
- a CDS encoding phosphomannomutase/phosphoglucomutase produces the protein MEIKDIRKLQNGSDVRGVALEGIAGEAVNFTQDMAMKIAFSFATWLEKKSGKAPLTFAVGRDSRLSGTHLAQAVALGLVSKGNKVYQCGIATTPAMFMTTIDPVIEADGAIMVTASHLPFNRNGLKFFTRDGGLDKADISEILALAETIETSFTPGGQAQDYDFLPSYSKNIVAFIREKTKTEQPLAGARIVVDAGNGAGGFFVDQVLKPLGADTSGSQYLEPDGHFPNHVPNPEDAVAIAHISKAVLDNQADLGIIFDTDVDRAAIIDEKGNAINRNGFIAFIASLLLADYPGSTIVTDSITSTGLTEYIESLGGKHHRFKRGYKNVINEAIRLNEEGIETHLAMETSGHGAIKENYFLDDGAYLVTMALIKFAELHQAGKPISSFLAGLKEPVEAEEIRYKIATENFKDYGQKVLADFERFAASQPGWTVVAPNYEGVRVSCDGTAGNGWCLLRMSLHDPIMPLNIESDTVGGCVIIETVLKEYLQKFEALV
- a CDS encoding Ig domain-containing protein, whose translation is MKKSIRKCFVGMLALLLSVGMVPTTVWAETTPNVRYRTHVENKGWQEFVSDGVLSGTTGENLRLEGIQIELENQVANLDVAYQTHIQNYGWEDQGDNTNWKKNGETSGTTGESLRLEAIQIKLTGDTADQFDIWYQVHAQNMGWLAWTKNGESAGTEGFGYRLEGIKIQILPAGSSAPSGTVDQDEPFYKKLIQSPHEAITYLKQLLAQLGMRVDEEYKYTGYCNKGFKLTAVNSPIQEQPYIVSPKGSLFNDFKQFYLYQAEGDETICYLATEDEARQYLDDYLIASEADVPEIIEFQGKFEQSCYRYYGYDEIDGQKTTIFMYDVFPGGNIYDNILHQYIYEYPVV
- a CDS encoding ABC transporter ATP-binding protein — protein: MIQLSQINFTYENSEGGGCLHDLNLTINRGEVILLCGGSGCGKTTLTRLINGLIPHFYSGQLSGEVLVNGKNVSQIPLYDTAELVGSVFQNPRSQFFNVDTTSELAFGCENMGLAADEIGRRIDDVSRDLCLDMLLERSIFALSGGQKQKIACGSVAALEPEIIVLDEPSSNLDAKATRELQSLIALWKSQGKTIVIAEHRLHYLQELADRVVLMDKGRIIKIYPGTSFSLLPKAELERMGLRILKLKSLYGTPLAVRPAFKSTFSICDFNYAYRHCDPCLKIANACLPKGAVIAVIGENGCGKTTFARCLCGLENKCSGTLNISGCDLKSRDRLKNCFMVMQDVNHQLFSESVLDELLISMNEENEAEALKILESLDLSELKDLHPMSLSGGQKQRVAIACAVASCRPFILFDEPTSGLDLKHMQQVATNIQQLSDLGKTQFVITHDPELILAACTHVLHLDDGDIKKIYPLDDGGVTEMLSFFIADDGLSSRVSDGSGLYPGVELLQPADWADCPVRYCPFRPRTDLDGAAQQTQFNGPRQLPGGNGRRGD
- a CDS encoding energy-coupling factor transporter transmembrane component T, which codes for MFPLFLLLAERQYRPAIFYFIFIALAMSAEIFLVTQTQGLLNLVLVIGSGLLSRLIPPLVMGYYLVTTTKISEFVAAMERMHLPPQIIIPFSVMLRFFPTVAEENAAISDAMRMRGIRFDGKNIGAMLEYRVVPVLMCTVKIGEELSAAALTRGLGKPIKRTNICRVGFGLIDWILIAVTLTLFFAWILL
- a CDS encoding MptD family putative ECF transporter S component, whose protein sequence is MNNKLQAKDLINVGIFTAIYFVVFFVTGMVGYIPVLMLAIPFLCPMVAGIPFMLFLTRVNKFGMVTIMGTILSLLMMLTGHPWIGVPFGVAFSLIADVILKSGNFTDWGKIRIGYVVFSEWLIALFIPIFFMRDSYFVTIREGYGDYYTDTLMAITPTWVFFLMIVFIALGALAGAYLGKAILKKHFKRAGIA